From a single Lates calcarifer isolate ASB-BC8 linkage group LG12, TLL_Latcal_v3, whole genome shotgun sequence genomic region:
- the myorg gene encoding myogenesis-regulating glycosidase — MYQVVPGGAGGTITDVIPKQKHSKDTRPLVGAGVIGLVLVIAAVTAWCYYIASLRKAELLKTQLLDLNKDGYIIRNQGGSIVFRMDFRSGTLDLDSCSKEGEILSCGRTTDRKLNFFIETVRPKDTVQCYRVRWEELVPDIPVEHAMTYKFAHWYGGAVSAIQHWPISISGQQAPKPFVTSDIYSNRNEFGGILESYWLSSNATAIKINNSVPFHLGWNDTEKTMYFQARYNDSPFKPNPGEAPCAELSYRVCVGLDVTSIHKYMVRRYFNKPNKVPAKVMFRHPIWSTWALHKTDIDQEKVLAYAANIRKHHFNCSHLEVDDRYTSRYGEFEFDPIKFPNASAMFQKLKSDGFLVSLWIHPFVNYDSENFHTCVERGLFVREPTGRLPALVRWWNGIGGILDFTNAEARDWFSSQLRSLRSRYGVTSFKFDAGETNYLPWKFSTRTPIRDPSFFTRRYTEMAIPYNDRAELRSGYQSQNISCFFRPIDRDSVWGYELGLKSLIPTVLTISILGYQFILPDMIGGNAYLNRTDGNRALPDRELYIRWLELSAFMPSMQFSIPPWEYDNEVVEIARKYTALHESIVAPRVLELAGEVLDTGDPIIRPLWWIATGDETAYKIDSQFLIGDDLMVAPVLEPGKQERDIYLPAGRWRSYKGERFDIKEPLHLTDYPVDLDEIAYFVWV, encoded by the exons ATGTACCAAGTGGTACCAGGAGGAGCGGGGGGCACAATTACAGATGTTATCCCcaagcagaaacacagcaaGGACACTCGACCCTTAGTCGGAGCTGGAGTAATCGGCCTGGTGCTTGTGATTGCTGCAGTGACTGCGTGGTGTTATTACATAGCCTCTCTACGCAAAGCTGAGCTGCTTAAGACTCAGCTTCTGGATCTGAATAAAGATGGCTACATTATCCGCAACCAGGGAGGCTCCATTGTTTTCAGAATGGATTTCAG GTCAGGGACCCTGGATTTGGATTCCTGCTCTAAAGAAGGAGAGATTCTGAGCTGTGGACGCACCACTGATAGAAAACTTAACTTCTTCATTGAGACAGTGCGACCTAAGGACACGGTACAGTGCTACCGTGTGCGCTGGGAGGAACTGGTTCCTGACATTCCTGTTGAGCATGCCATGACATACAAGTTTGCACATTGGTATGGCGGTGCAGTGTCAGCAATACAGCATTGGCCTATTTCTATTTCTGGCCAACAAGCTCCCAAACCCTTTGTAACTAGTGACATCTACTCAAACCGCAATGAATTTGGTGGAATTTTGGAGAGTTATTGGCTTTCATCCAATGCTACAGCCATCAAGATCAATAATTCTGTGCCCTTCCACCTGGGCTGGAATGACACAGAGAAGACCATGTACTTCCAGGCACGATACAATGACAGTCCCTTCAAGCCAAACCCAGGGGAGGCTCCATGCGCTGAACTCAGCTACAGAGTCTGTGTGGGCTTAGATGTGACATCCATACACAAGTACATGGTCCGCAGATACttcaacaaaccaaacaaagtaCCAGCCAAAGTCATGTTTCGCCACCCTATTTGGTCGACCTGGGCATTACATAAGACTGATATTGACCAAGAGAAAGTCTTGGCGTATGCTGCCAACATCCGCAAGCATCACTTCAACTGTAGCCACCTGGAAGTAGATGACCGCTACACCAGTCGTTATGGGGAATTTGAGTTTGACCCAATAAAGTTCCCCAATGCCTCGGCCATGTTCCAAAAGTTGAAATCAGATGGATTTTTGGTGTCACTCTGGATTCACCCTTTTGTCAACTATGACTCAGAAAACTTCCATACTTGTGTAGAGAGGGGCCTGTTTGTCAGGGAGCCTACAGGACGGCTTCCAGCATTGGTGCGCTGGTGGAATGGCATTGGTGGCATTTTGGATTTCACAAATGCAGAGGCGCGTGATTGGTTTTCCTCCCAGCTACGCTCACTGCGCTCCAGGTATGGGGTGACATCTTTTAAATTTGATGCAGGGGAGACCAACTATTTACCATGGAAATTTAGCACTAGAACTCCCATTCGAGACCCAAGTTTTTTCACAAGACGTTACACGGAAATGGCTATTCCCTACAATGATAGGGCTGAGCTGCGTAGTGGCTACCAGTCCCAGAATATATCCTGCTTCTTCAGACCAATTGACAGAGACTCTGTGTGGGGCTATGAGCTGGGTCTCAAATCTCTTATTCCCACAGTGCTTACCATTAGTATTCTTGGCTATCAGTTCATTCTACCAGACATGATCGGAGGGAATGCCTATCTAAACCGCACAGATGGAAATCGTGCATTACCTGATCGAGAACTTTATATCCGCTGGCTGGAGCTGTCAGCCTTCATGCCCTCCATGCAGTTTTCTATTCCGCCATGGGAATACGACAATGAGGTGGTTGAAATTGCTCGAAAATACACAGCTCTCCATGAGAGTATTGTCGCACCACGGGTCCTGGAGCTCGCTGGCGAGGTGCTAGACACCGGGGACCCAATCATACGGCCCCTGTGGTGGATTGCCACAGGTGATGAGACAGCCTATAAAATCGACTCCCAGTTCCTGATTGGGGATGACCTCATGGTAGCCCCAGTTTTAGAGCCTGGAAAGCAAGAGCGTGACATCTACCTCCCTGCTGGCCGCTGGAGAAGCTACAAGGGGGAGAGATTTGATATCAAGGAGCCACTTCATCTCACAGACTATCCTGTAGACCTGGATGAAATTGCTTACTTTGTTTGGGTGTAG